The stretch of DNA GCACATCCACAATGTACGAGTATCAATTGTAGGTGTAGGTACAAGAGGTTTTATTGGTAACAAGGCAAGTGCCAAAATTTTGTGTTTTTTTCTTTATTATTCATGCAGCTTAATACTTTTATAATAACTGTATCGCACTTGGAAACTTAGGATGTTGCTTGCCATGTTAAATGGTGGCAGCCATTTCTGGATTCAACAATAATTTTAAATATTTCTCCCGAGAACTGGAGTTTAAAAATGCATGTTTTTGGTACTACCATACTTTCAAGAATAGTAAAAACACAAGCAGAGCTTGTCCGATAAAAGAAAAGACAAGTAGCGCTTTTTTTACCGAGGGACAATTATCATTTTGAACATTttatttccttaaattttaagaAGTATCTGCTTACTATTGTACTCACCATGGATATACTTGTTTGCTGTGTAAATACAGCACATACTCACATATGTTCCTTCAATATGCTTCAGGGATCAGTATCTGTCAGCATGTCTATACATGCAACTCATTTTTGCTTTGTATGTTGCCACTTGGCTGCTGGTGAAAAAAATGGGGATGAACTAAAGAGAAATGGAAATGTTGAGGACATCCACAGAAGAACAGTGTTTGGTAACCCAGTTCATATAGTAGGCGTGCCCCAGAGAATATATGACCATGAGTGAGTTAATCCGTGTCTTGTACTCTGTACTATATATGCTCCAACATTCAATGAAGGGTTATATGATTTTTATATTAATACGCACTCTTAATTTTTTCAGAAGGATTATATGGTTAGGGGATCTCAATTATCGCCTCAACTTATCATATGAAAGGACACATGAACTTATCTCCAAACAGGACTGGGATGGATTGTTCGAGAAGGATCAGGTAATTTGATGCACTAATACACTCATTAATTTACTTCCACAGAATTTCCAGCTCACGCTTCTCCTCTGACAGCTGGAAAAAGAACTAGGGAAAGGATGCACATTCGATGGTTGGGTTGAAGGAGCTATCAGCTTTCCCCCAACATACAAATACGAGTTTAACTCAGAAAAATATGTAAGTGATGCGGAAAAAGAACTAGGGAAAGGATGCACATTCGATGGTTGGGTTGAAGGAGCTATCAGCTTTCCCCCAACATACAAATACGAGTTTAACTCAGAAAAATATGTAAGTGATGCGACAAAATCTGGGAGAAGAACACCTGCATGGTACGCTCTTCCTTCCTAGCCACCCTTTCGCTGTGCATAAGATTCATGCTAGTTATTCCAATCGTTCTAGAGATCAGAACTGAAATATGTCAAGAACAAGCAAACACTTTCATCTACTTGTGTAGGTGTGACCGCATTCTCTCATATGGGAAGGGAACCAGGCTACTTTCCTACAAGAGGGCGGAGCTTACGTTTTCTGATCATCGTCCTGTGACTGCAGTCTACATGGCAGATGTTGAAGTTTTTGTCCATAGGAAGTTTCAGAGAGCTCTAACATTCACCAATACAGAGGTTGACGATCACCTACTACTGGGGAAGGAAACAGTTGTAGAACCATTGAACCATGAGACAGGCAATTTCCCAGCTCAAGTTCCGTCCAAGGTGATGGCAATGCGATACCGGATCTCAGAATCTGCGTGAGGAGGTTCAATTGCATTTCTTATTTGACCAAGATGTCTATGAGACCATGATTATGGACCCTTATCGAGCCATAGCATCCTTGCTAGTATGATGTCATTAGTTGGAATAAACAATCATGTAAGATCGATCAAAGTCATATACGTATTAAATTAAATGCCTATTTCCAAAACATAATCTGCAGTTTGCAAATTACCACTATATTCAGGAAGAAAAATGGCCGCCGTGCTTTTTTTATGAAGACCAAATGGCCACCGTGCTTTGTGCAGGAAAGCATACATGGATCCTTCAAAAGTAATTCTCCATTCACATTTAGTGTTAGCAATtatgaaaaaaaatatttttgtgTGGTGAGAAATAATTGTTGACTGGTTATGCCACTTTGAAGTTCATGAGACTGTTCCAATTTCCAAATAActagttatattttaaaccaGAAGTATTAGAAAATATAAATGAGATGAAAAATACAAATTTTGGTTGTTTGGTTCACACAAAAGAAAGAGACGGCCGCGACATTTCAGTATTTCACACGCATGCTCATGTCGACCAGGCAATTCTTGATGCCGATTTCAGAAATGCCTGGAAATCAAGTGGCAGGAAAGCAAACAGGCAATGGATTTAGACATTTAGTAGGTGCATGACAGATAAGTGAGTGGTTCAGATTTTTGACACAATTAGAAAAGTGTGGTTTAAAGGCGGGCTGCTTTCTTCAAGATCCCAGTCTACTCTTAACTAAAATATCATCTTAAAATAACATAACTTGTATCACTAACACATTTTAAGACAAGGCAACATCATCATCTCAAGACAATCTGGCAACATCTCTCCACCATAAAATTCATGTAGAAAAATGCATATGCTAATAGCCAGCAACATATAGTATGCTCAATACAATGATTTAGAGACGTGCCAAGAGGATTTGCTTAAAGAGATGGACCTTTGCTTGTTGAAGCAAGCGAAATATTTTCCATGTCCGAGTTTCCTTCTGATCTGCCTAACTGGCTAAGAGGAAGACGCAAGAAACGTACTACAACGAAGGCTAATGCAGTGCATTTCAGCATAGTTCAGATAGAACCAAACAGGAAGAACTATTATAAACTGTTAGAAGCAACCTCATTTCCGTGCCAATAAAACAGGAATATTTCATATGTCGCCTTTTCGATCAAAAGCATATTCAATATGTAACCTCGTCAATATTAGATGGAGACATAGTTAAAAATAGTATAATGTAAAATAAAATCCAGCGGCCTCAGATGCTTAAGATGCAAAAGAAGATATAACTTTCACTGAACCCCAAGCAACTCAACACTACTCGTGTGCCTCTTCTGACGGTTTGACCCTAGTGTGACCACTGAATATTGACTGAACACCAGTACAACACTACTATATGTCTGCTTGGGTGTGGCAGATAGTGTGCACATCATTTATCATGTTAATCTTGGCCTACAACTACATGTTAGGCCCAAATGTTCACAGTTCAGTAGCAAATCTTGATGATTGGACATTCTTTACTGTATGGACATTCTTTACTGCTATGGATGCCTAGCTAAGGTGGTTTGGAGCTTTGGCTCATCTTTTCCTGAaatatgaataggagataatcACTATGATATGTGTAAAGAAATATTTGATGTTTTCTTGAAAGTAGAATGATACAGTTCTATAATTTATTTAACTTATACACGAAATATGATCAAAAGCGTGCACCTGCAGTACCTACATTGTCCAAACGACATGTAAATCTGATCGAAGAAATAACATAAACAAATGGCATGTTATTAAACGCTTGGGGAAAAAATAGTAGACACGAATTTTAGTGTCTTTTCTTTATATTTACAATGACACCAGGTCCTCGATTTTTTTTATCTTTCTTTTAGAAACAGTATAGGCTGATTAGAACATATTAGCCTATCAACCCGTGCTCCCGCACGgactaattagaattaataaaAAATAAGACTTATAACTAATAataattatctatctcacgccttctttcatctattaaatattctaacacatactacaaaatacatatttatcattatctagttgcaatagattttattttcCATCGTACCTCCACatgtgtttgatatatatttaattgaacta from Panicum hallii strain FIL2 chromosome 3, PHallii_v3.1, whole genome shotgun sequence encodes:
- the LOC112886348 gene encoding type IV inositol polyphosphate 5-phosphatase 3-like isoform X1, producing MAAPPGSPRTPRVADPEDSQTRAAPYRLRRQKSEILRAQYIDVRELRICVGTWNVGSICPPSDLDIQEWLDTDEPADIYVLGFQEIIPLEVGYMIGTEDTRPVAVWEHIIHEALNKKCPDKSKFERHSDSPSPARFNPSDYVLEMDNGLLSESSNDSDGELHLLGSAKPSGSAHCLQTLDLACDVSIDNRVERKRSQYVRLISKQMVGVFLSVWVRRSLQKHIHNVRVSIVGVGTRGFIGNKGSVSVSMSIHATHFCFVCCHLAAGEKNGDELKRNGNVEDIHRRTVFGNPVHIVGVPQRIYDHERIIWLGDLNYRLNLSYERTHELISKQDWDGLFEKDQLEKELGKGCTFDGWVEGAISFPPTYKYEFNSEKYVSDAEKELGKGCTFDGWVEGAISFPPTYKYEFNSEKYVSDATKSGRRTPAWCDRILSYGKGTRLLSYKRAELTFSDHRPVTAVYMADVEVFVHRKFQRALTFTNTEVDDHLLLGKETVVEPLNHETGNFPAQVPSKVMAMRYRISESA
- the LOC112886348 gene encoding type IV inositol polyphosphate 5-phosphatase 3-like isoform X2, encoding MAAPPGSPRTPRVADPEDSQTRAAPYRLRRQKSEILRAQYIDVRELRICVGTWNVGSICPPSDLDIQEWLDTDEPADIYVLGFQEIIPLEVGYMIGTEDTRPVAVWEHIIHEALNKKCPDKSKFERHSDSPSPASAKPSGSAHCLQTLDLACDVSIDNRVERKRSQYVRLISKQMVGVFLSVWVRRSLQKHIHNVRVSIVGVGTRGFIGNKGSVSVSMSIHATHFCFVCCHLAAGEKNGDELKRNGNVEDIHRRTVFGNPVHIVGVPQRIYDHERIIWLGDLNYRLNLSYERTHELISKQDWDGLFEKDQLEKELGKGCTFDGWVEGAISFPPTYKYEFNSEKYVSDAEKELGKGCTFDGWVEGAISFPPTYKYEFNSEKYVSDATKSGRRTPAWCDRILSYGKGTRLLSYKRAELTFSDHRPVTAVYMADVEVFVHRKFQRALTFTNTEVDDHLLLGKETVVEPLNHETGNFPAQVPSKVMAMRYRISESA